The genomic segment GAGACGAAGAAGGCGATCGCGGAGATCGACGCGCGCGGCGCCAAACGGATCGCCGACCTGTATGCCGCCGCCGAGAGCGCCGGACGCGAGCCTGACGCCGGCGCGGAGGTTCGGATCAGGCGCGAGATGCGCGAGGAGTTCGCGCGGCTCCTCTCTCCGGCCCAGCTCGAGGAATATCTGGTGCGGAATTCAGCGAACGCGGACCGCATCCGCAGTGAACTCGGGTTCTTCGAACCGACACCCGATGAGTTTCGCTCCATCTTTCGCGCGAGCGACCCGTTCGACATCAAGATTCAAGCGGACTACTCGGGCGACGATGCCATCAGCCGGCAGGCCCGCGCCCAACTGGAGCAACAGCGGGAAAACGCGCTCAAACAGGCGCTCGGACCGCAGCGCTACGAGGATTTCAAACTCAACCAGGATGCGGGCTACCGCGACGTGTTCGGCGCGCTCCAATCGGCGGGCGCCCCGGCGGAGTCCGCGCGCACCGTGCATCAGGTCAACCAAGCCACGCAGCAGGAGATCGAGCGCATCCGTGCGATGCAGAATCTCGGCGAGGAGCAGCGGCGCGCGTTGGTTGCCACCGCCGAGGCCGAGCGCGACCGCACGTTGAAGGGATTTCTGGGAGAGGAGACGTTTGGAAAGTTCACCGAACAGCGCCGAGTGATGACGGACACCGATTTCTTCACCCTGAACATGCCCTTCGATGCCAAGGGCCAGCCGCTCCGCGCGCGGGAGTGGATCATCAAGTCGCCCGCTGACGCGACCGTCCGCCGCGCACATGACGCCACCCGGCTGATCAATGTCGAGGTGGGGCAACGCGTCTTCACCACCGAGCCGGGCTCGCAACCCGAGAAGAAAAAATCGCCGTGAGCAGGGCGGTGATCCGACGCATTTGCGGTGGCTTGGCCGCGGTCGGGGCGGTGGTTTCACTCGTTTCCGTGTTTCCAGCACGCGGCGCTGAATCGGCGTCCTCGAAGCTTGCGCCGTTCTTCACGCCACCCGCAGAGCTGGCAAACGGGTTCGGAGCGTTCAAGTCGCCGCTTGGCTTCAACGACGGCCGCACGGTGAGGTCCGCGGCCGACTGGCAGGAGCGGCGCCGGGAAATCCTGGCGGACTGGCACAGGCTCATGGGGCCGTGGCCGGCTCTGCTCGACAAGCCGCGCGTGGAAATCCTCGAATCGCGAGCGCGCGAGGATTTCACCCAGCATCGCGTCCGCGTGGAAGTCGCGGCGGGCCGGCTCGAACCGGGTTTCGTGCTCGTGCCACCGGGCAAGGGTCCGTTCCCGGCGGTGCTGGTGCCTTACTACAATCCCGAGACGAGCATCGGGCTCACGACGAATGGGCTGCGCGACTTCGCGCTGCAACTCACACGGCGCGGGTTCGTCACGCTCTCGATCGGTTCGCCCGGCGGCGACGCGCGGCGGCCCGACCCGGAGCGCCCGACATGGCAGCCCCTCTCCTTCCTCGGCTATGTCGCCGCCAACTGCCGCACTGCGCTCGCGCAACGCGGCGATGTGGACCCGCGCCGCATCGGCGTCGTCGGTCATTCCTACGGTGGCAAGTGGGCGATGTTCGCCTCGTGCCTGCACGAAGGCTTCGCGTGCGCGGCGTGGTCCGACGGCGGCATCGTGTGGGACGAGAAGCGCCCGAACGTGAACTACTGGGAACCGTGGTATCTCGGGCGCGATGCCTCGGCGACTCGCAAGCCGGGCGTGCCCACGGAGGCAAACCCGCGCACGGGAGCTTACAAGGAACTCGTCGCCACGGGGCGCGACCTGCACGAGTTGCACGCGTTGATGGCGCCGCGACCGTTCCTCGTCTCGGGCGGCTCGGAAGACCCGCCGGAGCGGTGGCGCGCACTGAACCACTCGATCGCCGTGAACAAGCTGCTCGGCCACACGAATCGCGTCGCGATGACAAACCGGAGGACACATTCCCCGACGGAAGAATCCAACGAACAGATTTACCTGTTCTTCGAGCGGTTTCTGAAGCGATGAGCCGCCGCGGGCTACGGTTTTCCCTGGCCGAGTCGGCTCAGCTTCGCACGAGCCTGAGAATTGCCCTGCGCTGCGGATTGCTTGAGCCAGTATTCGGCGATGTTCGCGTCCTTCTCAACGCCATCGCCGGTGAGATAACGAACGCCGAGGTCGTATTGCGCCGTGTCGGAGCCTTTCGCCGCCCGGTCCATCTGCGACGCGACGACTTTGCTGCGGGTCTCTTCGGGGGTCTGGGTTCGCGGCGGTGTCGAAGTCGAGGTGCCCTGGGTTGGAGTGGAACGGCTGGCCGTGCTGGCTGCGCCGGACTTTTTGGCCATCGCCTTTTCCGCGTCGGTCAACGGCGCGGCGGTGAGCGGCGCGTCCTTCCCGCCGATGCCGGTGAGCGAGTAAATGAAGTTCAGGTCGTCCTCCGATTCCCACTTCTTGTCCGGCCCGGCGGACTTGATTTCGAAACCGTTCTTGTCGCGCCTCGCCGCGATCCGATAATCGGTTCCCCACATGTCTTTGGACTTGTCGCGCGTCTCGCGGCCGCCCTTCTCCATCATGTTCTCCTTGAGGAACTGGCTGAAATTGTTGAGCGGCAGCGTGGCGCTGTCGGCGTATTCCATCGCGACGGCGTCGGCGATGCCCTGCATCTCGATGCCCGCAGTGGCGGCGCTCTGGACCTTGGTGATCACGTCGAGCGATTGGGCGAGCGAGTCCTTGTTCACGTAGCCCACGATGCCGAGCGCGGCGACGGGCAGGAGTTTGAGCAGCGCGCTCATGACGCGGTCGCCGTGAGGCGCTGGTCGAGGACGTTTTCGAGCGTGAGGCCGGTGACGAAATCCTGGCTGACGAGCCGGAGGAAATCCTCCTTGCCGAGACGGAGGCAGCGGCCTGCGCCGACGGCGGTGACCTGCGCGCTGGCGGGCTGGTTGCGCAAGAGGCTGATCTCGCCGCAGAAGTCACCGGGGCCGAGCGTGCGCTTGTGCTGGCCTTGCACGCGCACCTCGAACTGCCCCTCGTGCACGAGCCAGAAGGAGTCGTTGGCCTTGTTCTCCTCGATCACCCGGTCGCCGGGCTTGAAATCGCGAAACGTGAAGGCGCTCGACGCGCGGAGCAGCGGCTGCGGATGCCACTCGGCGAAGAGCGGGTTGCGACGCAGAAACGCGCACACCTGCACCGCGTCGCGAATGGTCTTCGTGCCGAGCGCAGACACGAGCAACCGGTCGAAATCGGCGCGCGTGAGCGCGAAGAGCTGCGTCGCCTCGACCGCCTTCACCGACCGCGTGCGCGGGAGGTTCTCGAGCAACGCGACCTCCCCAAAGACATCGCCCGTGCCGAGATTGGCGACAAACATCTGATCGCCGGCCTCGGTTTCCTTGAGCACCTCGACGCGCCCGGAATACACCACGAACATGGCCTCGCCGCGATCGCGCTCGCGGATGACCATGGTGCCGGCCTCCACCGTGAGAAACTTCATCGAAGCCGCGACCTGCCTGAGGTCATCGGGCGGAAGTTGCCCGAGAAGGAGCGTGGAGCCGAGAAAACGGACAACCTCGCTTTCCACCGGACGCGCCATTCCCGCGGGCCGCTCGTGCGCGGCTCGCTCGGCGGCCATCAGGCTCGGTGCCGCCAGGCGCCACAACCCGCGCGCGAGGATCCACGCGACGTAGAGCACCGGCAGCATCACCACCGCGGCCAGCAGCGCGAAACCCACCAACGAAAGCCACCGCGTGGCCTCGCCGACTTCGTTCGTGAAAAGCGAACTGAGCACGCCCTCCTGCGCCTGCAGCCGTCGCGCCCCGTATTGATACACCGCGCCGAGCCAGAGGATCGCGTAGGTGCTGTAGACCAGAAAATACTTCTCCTCCACGAGCTGGTCCTTCCAGTTGAAGATCTGGGCAACGAGTTTCCGGCTGAGGAATCGCGCGGCGCATTTCGGCAGTTGATAGTCCTTGCGGAGCAGCGCGTGCAGCAGCGCATGCGCGGGCGTGTCCCCGAACGGACACGCGAGCACCACCGCGGCGAGACCGCTCGCGAGCAATCCGGTCGGCGACTGGATCAGCGCGGCGACCATCGCGAGCAGGAACGGCGCGCTGAGCGCACGAAACGCGACGCACAATTCGCAGATGCGCCCGCCCATGAACGCATCCCGCAAGTCCACCGCGAAAAACGGCAGTCCCCGGTCGAACCGGATGCGCAATCCGCCGACGAGCCGGCCGAAGTTGCAGAGCACACAGCCGGCAAGCGCGTTCGCAAGGCTCAGGCCGAGAGCCACCCAGAACGCGACCGCAAGCCAGCCGTCGGGCATGGTGCCGGTGACGAGCGACGACGACGCCATCACGCCGCAGCCCGCCAGGATCATGGCGAGCGAGAGCCCGATCGAAAGTCCCGGGCGGATTCGCGCGCCGGCTTGCTTGAGAAACATCACCGTCTGCGTCGGTTCCGCGGTGTCGGAGATGAAGCCCTTCAAGTGCGCGGCGAGGACGAGGTCGTAGAACCCGCGCACGCGCACGGGCGGGTCGAGCTGGAGCAGACCGTGGAGCACCTCCTGCACGGAGCGCTTGCCGTCAAACTGGTCGAGCGAGCGCTGCTGCTCGGCGTCGAGCGCGAGGTATTCGCCGCGCGTGGTCTGCTTGAGCAGGCGCGTGCCGCCAGGCAGGTGGCGCGTCTCGATGGCCGACGACAGCCGGAAAACTCTCGAGTTGAGTGCCAGCATGGGTTCTTCGAAAGCTGCCGGGAGTGAAGCAGCAAGACGCGCCCGCGGCAAGTTTCAATTCCGGGACGAGGCCGCGAACATTGCGGCGAAATTCGTTTTGCAACTTCGCGGTTCGGAATTACTCTCCACGCGTCGGTCGGCGGTGACTCCTCGAAGCGGTGAAGCGGGTTCCGCTTCTTCGCGTCAGATTTCCGACCCCGCAGCCGCGACGCTGCGTTGCAACCGCCGACCGCAACACTCTCGATGTTATGAGCGAAGAAGCCATGAGCAACTTCACCCCCCGCGCGCAGCAGGTGCTTGCCCTCGCGCGCAAGGAGGCGGACCGCTTCAACCACAACTTTGTCGGCACGGAGCATCTCCTGCTCGGACTCATCAAGCTCGGCCAGGGCGTCGCCGTGAACGTCCTCCAGAAGATGGGCCTTGACCTCGAGACCGTCCGCATGGAGGTCGAGAAGCAGGTCGGCACCGGGCCGGACCAGAAGCAGGTCGGCAACATTCCCTACACACCCCGCGTGAAAAAGGTGCTCGCCCTCTCCTCCAAGGAAGCCAAGGCGCTCAACCACACTTACGTCGGCACGGAGCACATCCTGCTTGGCCTGTTGCGCGAGGGCGACGGCGTCGCGGCGCGCGTGTTGAAGAGCCTCGACGTGGACATTGAGCAGACGCGCCAGGAAATCCTGAAGGAGCTCGACCCGAACTTCGGCGCCTCCGAGGAACAGCCCGCCGGCGAGGGCACGCCCGAGCCCAAGAGCGAGAAGCCCGCCGGCGAGGGCAAGAAGTCCGAGCAGAAGACGCCCGCGTTGAAGGCCTTCGGCCGCGACCTCACGGAGATCGCGCGCAAGGGCGAGATGGACCCCGTCATCGGCCGCAAGAACGAGATCGAGCGCGTCATCCAGATTCTCTGCCGCCGCACGAAGAACAATCCCGTGCTGCTTGGCGAGGCCGGCGTCGGCAAGACCGCCATCGTCGAGGGCCTTGCGCAGGAGGTCGCCAAGGGCAACGTGCCGGAATTGCTGCGCGAGAAGCGCGTGATCACCCTCGACCTCGCCCTCATGGTCGCCGGGACGAAGTATCGCGGCCAGTTCGAGGAGCGCATCAAGGCGGTGATGGATGAAATCCGCCGGAACAAGAACGTCATCCTGTTCATCGACGAGCTGCACACGATCGTCGGCGCAGGCTCGGCCGAGGGCACGATGGACGCCAGCAACATCATCAAGCCCGCCTTGAGCCGCGGCGAACTCCAGTGCATCGGCGCCACGACGCTCAACGAATACCGAAAATACATCGAGAAGGACGCCGCGCTCGAACGCCGCTTCCAGTCCGTCAAAGTCGAGGCTCCGTCCATCGACGAGGCCATCCTCATCCTTCGCGGGCTTCGCGGGAAATACGAGGACCACCACAAGGCCGAGTTCACCGATCTCGCGATCGAGTCCGCGGTGAAGCTGTCCGACCGCTACATCACCGGGCGCTTCCTGCCTGACAAGGCGATCGACGTGATGGATGAAGCCGGCGCGCGCGCGCGCATCAACGCGATGACGCGCCCGCCCGATGTGAAAGCCCTCGAGACGGAGATCGAGGAACTCAAGACCCGCAAGGAGCGCTCGATCAAGGACCAGGACTTCGAGGGCGCGGCGAACTTCCGCGACAAGGAAAAGCAGTCCAAGGAACGCCTCGATGCCGTCATGGCCGAGTGGCGCACCGCCCGCGAGGAAAAGCGCGTGAAGGTGGACGAGGACGACATCCTGCAAATCGTCTCCAAGTGGACCGGCGTGCCGCTCAAGCGCATGGAGCGCGACGAAATCAAGCGGCTCCTCGACATGGAACTCGAGCTCTCAAAGGCCATCGTCGGCCAGCAGGAAGCCGTCACCGCGTTGTGCAAGGCGCTGCGCCGCTCGCGCGCCGACCTCAAGGACCCCAAGCGGCCCATCGGCACGTTCGCCCTGCTCGGGCCGACCGGCGTGGGCAAGACGCTTGTGGCCAAGACGCTCGCCGAGTTCATGTTTGGCGACCCCAAGTCGCTCGTGCAGCTCGACATGAGCGAATACATGGAGAAGTTCACCGTGTCGCGGCTCGTCGGTTCGCCGCCGGGCTACGTGGGCTTCGAGGAAGGCGGCCAGCTCACCGAGCAGGTGCGGCGCCGGCCGTATTCCGTCATCCTCTTCGACGAAATCGAAAAGGCGCATCCCGACGTGATGAACATGCTCCTTCAGATTCTCGAGGAGGGCAAACTCACCGACAGCCAGGGGCGCGTGGTGGACTTCCGCAACACCATCGTGCTGCTCACCTCGAACGTGGGCGCCGAGGCCATGCGCAAGGGCGCGGGCATCGGCTTCACCTCGCAGAAGGAACAGGACACCTACGACCGGATGCGCGACAAGATTCTCGACGAGGCCAAGAAGGCGTTCCGGCCCGAGTTCCTCAACCGGCTCGACGACGTCATCGTGTTCCGCTCGCTCACCAAGCCCGACCTCATCAAGATTCTCGACCTCGAAGTCGCCAAGGTGCTGGGCAGGCTCAAGTCCAAGAACATCCGCCTCGACCTCGACGAAAAGGCGCGCGATTTCCTGGTGGAGAAAGGCTTTGACCCGGTTTACGGCGCGCGGCCGATGCGGCGCTCGGTCGAGAAATACCTCGAAGACCCGCTCGCCGAGGAACTCCTGCGCGGCAACATCCACGATGGCGAGCCGGTAAGCGTCACGACCACCGGGGACAAGCTGACCTTCTCGCAGGCGAAAGCCGCGGCGGAAGGCGCGGTCGCATCAAGCCAGTGAGCGGGTTGGCGGCGGCGTAGATATTCTGCA from the Verrucomicrobiota bacterium genome contains:
- a CDS encoding sialidase, translating into MFPARGAESASSKLAPFFTPPAELANGFGAFKSPLGFNDGRTVRSAADWQERRREILADWHRLMGPWPALLDKPRVEILESRAREDFTQHRVRVEVAAGRLEPGFVLVPPGKGPFPAVLVPYYNPETSIGLTTNGLRDFALQLTRRGFVTLSIGSPGGDARRPDPERPTWQPLSFLGYVAANCRTALAQRGDVDPRRIGVVGHSYGGKWAMFASCLHEGFACAAWSDGGIVWDEKRPNVNYWEPWYLGRDASATRKPGVPTEANPRTGAYKELVATGRDLHELHALMAPRPFLVSGGSEDPPERWRALNHSIAVNKLLGHTNRVAMTNRRTHSPTEESNEQIYLFFERFLKR
- a CDS encoding ATP-dependent Clp protease ATP-binding subunit encodes the protein MSEEAMSNFTPRAQQVLALARKEADRFNHNFVGTEHLLLGLIKLGQGVAVNVLQKMGLDLETVRMEVEKQVGTGPDQKQVGNIPYTPRVKKVLALSSKEAKALNHTYVGTEHILLGLLREGDGVAARVLKSLDVDIEQTRQEILKELDPNFGASEEQPAGEGTPEPKSEKPAGEGKKSEQKTPALKAFGRDLTEIARKGEMDPVIGRKNEIERVIQILCRRTKNNPVLLGEAGVGKTAIVEGLAQEVAKGNVPELLREKRVITLDLALMVAGTKYRGQFEERIKAVMDEIRRNKNVILFIDELHTIVGAGSAEGTMDASNIIKPALSRGELQCIGATTLNEYRKYIEKDAALERRFQSVKVEAPSIDEAILILRGLRGKYEDHHKAEFTDLAIESAVKLSDRYITGRFLPDKAIDVMDEAGARARINAMTRPPDVKALETEIEELKTRKERSIKDQDFEGAANFRDKEKQSKERLDAVMAEWRTAREEKRVKVDEDDILQIVSKWTGVPLKRMERDEIKRLLDMELELSKAIVGQQEAVTALCKALRRSRADLKDPKRPIGTFALLGPTGVGKTLVAKTLAEFMFGDPKSLVQLDMSEYMEKFTVSRLVGSPPGYVGFEEGGQLTEQVRRRPYSVILFDEIEKAHPDVMNMLLQILEEGKLTDSQGRVVDFRNTIVLLTSNVGAEAMRKGAGIGFTSQKEQDTYDRMRDKILDEAKKAFRPEFLNRLDDVIVFRSLTKPDLIKILDLEVAKVLGRLKSKNIRLDLDEKARDFLVEKGFDPVYGARPMRRSVEKYLEDPLAEELLRGNIHDGEPVSVTTTGDKLTFSQAKAAAEGAVASSQ
- a CDS encoding cyclic nucleotide-binding domain-containing protein; protein product: MLALNSRVFRLSSAIETRHLPGGTRLLKQTTRGEYLALDAEQQRSLDQFDGKRSVQEVLHGLLQLDPPVRVRGFYDLVLAAHLKGFISDTAEPTQTVMFLKQAGARIRPGLSIGLSLAMILAGCGVMASSSLVTGTMPDGWLAVAFWVALGLSLANALAGCVLCNFGRLVGGLRIRFDRGLPFFAVDLRDAFMGGRICELCVAFRALSAPFLLAMVAALIQSPTGLLASGLAAVVLACPFGDTPAHALLHALLRKDYQLPKCAARFLSRKLVAQIFNWKDQLVEEKYFLVYSTYAILWLGAVYQYGARRLQAQEGVLSSLFTNEVGEATRWLSLVGFALLAAVVMLPVLYVAWILARGLWRLAAPSLMAAERAAHERPAGMARPVESEVVRFLGSTLLLGQLPPDDLRQVAASMKFLTVEAGTMVIRERDRGEAMFVVYSGRVEVLKETEAGDQMFVANLGTGDVFGEVALLENLPRTRSVKAVEATQLFALTRADFDRLLVSALGTKTIRDAVQVCAFLRRNPLFAEWHPQPLLRASSAFTFRDFKPGDRVIEENKANDSFWLVHEGQFEVRVQGQHKRTLGPGDFCGEISLLRNQPASAQVTAVGAGRCLRLGKEDFLRLVSQDFVTGLTLENVLDQRLTATAS